The Vibrio tarriae genome includes a window with the following:
- a CDS encoding MATE family Na+-driven efflux transporter — MLPHSKAVNYKLLLILLLSGLIPAIYSTFRVFFLGSIPDPWAFSIAAQVAWLNIGYEVINEAMLIPLAYILGQALTVDRMTFTERLNGAMAAVVAVYATITFGVIMFAPDLIQAMQQGAELVDKTTSYIRLESIAILISSLLELCFLVLVLRDERGRLYAFIALKSLLIIGFDSLFVSQLSYSLQLGVNGVAYTNITVNTILCIIALCWLYREGLFNPKLAFHSVSWMKEWMKIGVKSGLESFVRNTAFIVMILQLVNQVQQAGVFWVSNQFIWGWLLLPVMALGQLIKRDAACSNGLSVEKVNVYFKLTGLVVLCWLLSVPLWDDFIAHIMGVSDHQQVTNLVLLMLGFYVVFAFNNVIDSYFYGIGRTDLMLYQSLAVNTLFYGSAFVAYQLGWFEPTLEGIAFMFGVGITFDAIITMGLYRWLRANQSCESVTTKPVLG, encoded by the coding sequence ATGCTTCCACACTCGAAAGCGGTCAACTATAAACTGCTGTTGATACTTCTACTATCTGGGCTCATACCCGCGATTTACTCAACTTTCCGTGTTTTCTTTCTTGGCAGTATTCCTGACCCATGGGCCTTTAGTATCGCAGCTCAGGTGGCATGGCTAAATATCGGTTATGAAGTGATCAACGAAGCTATGCTTATCCCGCTAGCTTACATTCTTGGCCAAGCACTGACTGTCGACAGAATGACATTTACTGAGCGTTTAAATGGTGCAATGGCTGCGGTTGTCGCTGTGTACGCGACGATAACATTCGGTGTGATTATGTTTGCACCTGATTTAATCCAAGCAATGCAGCAAGGTGCTGAGTTGGTGGATAAAACCACGAGTTACATACGCCTTGAATCTATCGCCATTCTCATTTCAAGCCTGTTGGAGCTTTGCTTTCTGGTTCTTGTTTTGCGTGATGAGCGGGGAAGGTTGTATGCATTTATCGCTTTGAAATCTTTGTTGATAATCGGCTTTGACAGTTTGTTTGTAAGCCAGTTGTCGTATTCGCTTCAGTTGGGAGTAAATGGCGTTGCTTACACCAACATCACAGTGAACACTATTTTGTGCATCATCGCGCTTTGTTGGCTCTATCGAGAAGGGTTGTTCAATCCGAAGCTGGCATTCCATTCAGTATCGTGGATGAAAGAATGGATGAAAATAGGTGTTAAGTCAGGATTAGAATCTTTCGTTCGCAATACCGCATTTATCGTGATGATATTGCAGTTGGTTAATCAGGTTCAGCAAGCGGGTGTTTTTTGGGTATCCAACCAATTTATTTGGGGATGGTTACTATTACCTGTCATGGCTCTGGGGCAGTTAATTAAGCGAGATGCCGCTTGCTCGAATGGTCTTTCAGTCGAGAAGGTCAATGTGTATTTCAAACTAACAGGACTCGTTGTCTTGTGCTGGCTGCTCTCCGTACCACTATGGGATGATTTTATCGCCCACATCATGGGTGTCAGTGACCATCAACAAGTGACGAATTTAGTTCTCTTGATGTTAGGTTTTTATGTAGTGTTTGCGTTTAATAACGTTATTGACAGCTACTTCTACGGAATTGGCCGCACGGACTTAATGCTTTATCAGTCTTTAGCCGTTAATACGCTCTTCTATGGTTCTGCCTTTGTGGCCTATCAGTTGGGGTGGTTCGAACCGACATTGGAGGGTATCGCTTTCATGTTTGGTGTGGGCATAACGTTCGATGCGATCATCACTATGGGTTTATACCGCTGGTTGAGGGCAAATCAGAGTTGTGAAAGCGTCACCACCAAACCCGTACTCGGTTAA
- a CDS encoding N-6 DNA methylase — translation MSISSVIKSIQDIMRKDAGVDGDAQRLGQLSWLLFLKVFDAQEEELELELDDYKAPINERYLWRNWAADAQGITGDKLLEFVNDDLFYNLKNMAAPVDTNPRGYVVKEAFSDAYNYMKNGTLLRQVINKLNEIDFTDTDERHLFGDIYEQILRDLQSAGNAGEFYTPRAVTRFIVDRLDPKLGENVFDPSCGTGGFLTCAINHINAHYKPKTSEQYETFQKQFHGVEKKQLPHLLCITNMMLHGIEVPSQIKHDNTLNKPLSNWDSNINVIATNPPFGGTEEDGIEKNFPAEMQTRETADLFLQLIIEVLEPGSDTKSGGRAGVVLPDGTLFGEGVKTKIKKLLTEECNLHTIVRLPNGVFNPYTGIKTNILFFTKGKPTKEVWFYEHPYPEGVKNYSKTKPMKFEEFQAEIDWWGKEEDGFASRVENNHAWKVSIDEIIARNFNLDIKNPYQGEVVSHDPDELLESYKTQQQEINELRNQLKDILGNALSSSAQAADEVK, via the coding sequence ATGTCGATCAGTTCCGTAATCAAATCCATTCAAGACATCATGCGTAAAGACGCGGGTGTCGACGGTGATGCACAGCGCCTTGGCCAGCTTTCTTGGTTGTTGTTCCTTAAAGTATTCGATGCACAGGAAGAAGAATTAGAGCTAGAACTGGATGATTACAAAGCGCCAATTAACGAAAGGTACCTGTGGCGTAATTGGGCGGCTGATGCCCAGGGCATTACCGGTGACAAGTTACTGGAGTTTGTGAACGACGACTTATTCTACAACCTGAAAAACATGGCAGCGCCAGTGGACACCAACCCACGCGGCTATGTGGTGAAAGAAGCGTTCAGCGATGCCTACAACTACATGAAAAACGGTACCTTGCTGCGTCAGGTGATCAACAAGCTGAATGAAATCGACTTTACCGATACTGATGAACGCCATCTGTTTGGTGATATCTACGAGCAAATCCTGCGTGACCTGCAAAGCGCGGGTAATGCTGGTGAGTTCTACACGCCGCGTGCGGTGACCCGTTTTATTGTTGACCGTCTTGACCCAAAACTGGGCGAGAACGTGTTTGACCCTTCATGTGGTACGGGCGGTTTCTTAACTTGCGCTATCAATCACATCAACGCACATTACAAACCAAAAACCAGCGAGCAGTACGAGACGTTCCAGAAGCAATTCCACGGCGTTGAGAAAAAACAGCTGCCGCACCTGCTGTGTATCACCAACATGATGCTGCATGGCATTGAAGTGCCATCGCAAATCAAACACGACAACACGCTGAATAAGCCACTTTCCAACTGGGACAGCAACATTAACGTGATTGCGACCAACCCACCGTTTGGCGGTACCGAAGAAGACGGGATTGAAAAGAACTTTCCAGCGGAAATGCAAACTCGTGAAACGGCGGATTTGTTCCTACAACTGATTATTGAAGTACTGGAGCCAGGCTCTGATACCAAGAGCGGCGGCCGTGCGGGTGTGGTATTGCCGGATGGCACTTTGTTTGGTGAAGGCGTAAAAACCAAAATTAAAAAGTTGCTGACCGAAGAATGTAACCTGCACACCATTGTGCGCCTGCCAAACGGCGTGTTTAACCCGTACACGGGCATTAAAACCAACATTCTGTTCTTCACCAAAGGCAAGCCAACCAAAGAAGTGTGGTTTTATGAGCACCCATACCCAGAGGGCGTGAAGAACTACAGCAAAACCAAGCCGATGAAGTTTGAAGAGTTTCAGGCTGAAATCGACTGGTGGGGCAAGGAAGAAGATGGCTTTGCCAGCCGCGTAGAGAATAACCATGCATGGAAAGTCTCGATTGATGAGATCATCGCCCGAAACTTCAACCTCGATATTAAAAACCCGTATCAAGGCGAAGTGGTCAGCCATGACCCAGATGAACTGCTTGAAAGCTACAAGACTCAACAGCAAGAAATCAACGAACTCCGCAACCAACTGAAAGATATCTTAGGGAACGCTCTCTCTTCATCAGCTCAAGCTGCGGATGAGGTGAAGTGA
- the hsdR gene encoding EcoAI/FtnUII family type I restriction enzme subunit R, with amino-acid sequence MTSSINKSKLTEADIISKFVLPSIEEAGWDRMTQIRQEVKLRDGKVVVRGQIAARKKSKAADIVLYHKPNIPLAVVEAKANKHEVGKGMQQGLNYASLLDVPFVFATNGDGYIFHDKTNSDQIEAEIRLEDFPSPAMLWEKYCQWKGYTEEQLPLITQDYYDDGSGKSPRYYQLNAISKTIEAISRGQNRILLVMATGTGKTYTASQIMWKLWKANVKKRILFLADRNFLVDDPMRKDFLPFKDVMTKITGREIDPAYEVQLALYQSTTGQEDHQKVFKQVSRDFFDLIIVDECHRGSASKESAWREILEYFDSATQIGLTATPKETNTESNSEYFGDPIYTYSLKQGIEDGFLAPYKVVRVDIDIDLQGWRPTKGQVDKRGEIITDRIYNQSDFDRTMVIDERTELVAQTITNYLKRTDPMAKTIVFCNDIDHAERMRRALANCNPEQMAKNDKYVMKITGDDETGKAQLDNFTNPKKAYPVIATTSELMTTGVDSKTCKLIVIDQTIKSMTKFKQIIGRGTRIDDKFGKLWFSILDFKKATELFADERFDGTPERVKVTKPEDFENPEDLDDIVDGIPEDENGEAVVDGESPFGDDIDPDTILEPTPPYKPSGGDTFGPSPDEPIQEEVRKFYVSGVEVKKIAERVQYYDSDGKLVTESFKDYTRKAMATQFTSLDDFTRKWNDADRKQAIIDELAEIGIIWEALEQEVGKDMDPFDMICHVVYDQPPLTRKERADNVKKRNYFTKYSDVAKEVLSNLLEKYADAGVSEIESITVLKVAPFNEIGRPTEIIKKGFGDKETYLKAVNELESEIYQTA; translated from the coding sequence ATGACCTCTAGCATCAACAAATCTAAGCTCACAGAAGCCGATATCATCAGCAAATTTGTTCTCCCTAGCATTGAAGAGGCTGGTTGGGATCGTATGACTCAAATCCGTCAGGAGGTCAAACTCCGAGATGGTAAAGTCGTTGTACGCGGACAGATTGCTGCACGTAAAAAATCGAAAGCGGCAGACATAGTGCTTTATCACAAACCCAACATACCTCTGGCTGTGGTAGAGGCGAAAGCTAATAAGCACGAAGTGGGCAAAGGGATGCAGCAAGGATTGAACTATGCTTCCTTGCTTGATGTGCCATTTGTTTTTGCTACCAATGGTGATGGTTATATCTTTCACGATAAAACAAACTCCGATCAGATCGAGGCTGAAATCCGCCTTGAGGATTTCCCATCTCCAGCCATGCTGTGGGAGAAATACTGCCAGTGGAAAGGATACACAGAAGAACAATTACCGCTGATCACTCAAGATTACTACGATGACGGTAGTGGTAAATCGCCGCGTTACTACCAACTAAATGCTATCAGTAAAACAATTGAAGCAATCTCGCGAGGCCAGAATCGCATCCTCCTTGTTATGGCTACTGGTACTGGAAAAACTTACACCGCTTCTCAGATCATGTGGAAGCTATGGAAAGCCAACGTAAAGAAACGAATTCTATTTCTCGCGGATAGGAACTTTCTTGTTGATGATCCGATGCGAAAGGATTTCCTCCCTTTTAAAGATGTGATGACAAAGATTACCGGAAGGGAAATTGATCCTGCATATGAAGTTCAACTAGCGTTATATCAGTCGACGACTGGTCAAGAAGACCATCAAAAGGTATTTAAACAAGTATCACGTGACTTTTTCGATTTGATTATCGTCGATGAGTGCCATAGGGGGAGTGCCTCTAAAGAAAGTGCTTGGAGAGAAATACTGGAGTATTTTGATTCTGCTACTCAAATTGGATTAACTGCGACTCCAAAAGAAACAAATACAGAATCAAATTCTGAATATTTTGGTGATCCTATTTACACTTACTCGCTCAAACAAGGCATTGAAGATGGCTTCCTTGCGCCCTACAAAGTTGTGCGCGTGGATATCGATATTGATCTTCAAGGCTGGCGGCCAACCAAAGGTCAAGTAGACAAACGTGGCGAGATTATTACTGACCGTATATACAATCAGAGCGATTTCGACCGAACCATGGTGATTGATGAGCGGACGGAACTAGTCGCCCAAACGATTACCAACTATCTGAAACGCACTGACCCGATGGCGAAAACCATCGTTTTTTGTAACGACATCGATCACGCTGAGCGTATGCGTCGAGCCCTTGCCAATTGCAACCCAGAGCAAATGGCTAAGAATGATAAGTATGTTATGAAAATCACTGGTGATGATGAAACTGGCAAAGCCCAATTGGACAACTTCACAAATCCGAAGAAAGCTTATCCAGTGATAGCGACGACCTCTGAGTTGATGACTACAGGCGTAGACTCTAAGACTTGTAAGTTAATCGTTATTGATCAAACTATTAAGTCCATGACCAAGTTTAAGCAGATCATCGGTCGTGGTACCCGCATAGATGACAAGTTCGGCAAACTCTGGTTCTCTATTCTCGACTTCAAAAAGGCCACCGAGCTTTTTGCCGATGAGCGTTTTGATGGCACTCCGGAGCGGGTGAAAGTCACCAAACCGGAAGATTTTGAAAATCCTGAAGACCTCGATGATATTGTCGATGGTATACCGGAAGATGAAAACGGTGAGGCAGTTGTGGATGGTGAGTCACCGTTTGGTGATGACATTGACCCAGATACGATTCTAGAGCCAACGCCACCCTATAAACCTTCAGGTGGCGATACATTCGGTCCTAGCCCAGATGAACCTATCCAAGAAGAAGTCCGAAAATTTTATGTTTCGGGTGTTGAAGTGAAGAAGATTGCAGAGCGTGTTCAGTATTACGACAGCGACGGAAAATTGGTGACGGAATCATTCAAAGACTACACCCGCAAAGCCATGGCAACACAGTTTACCTCGCTAGATGACTTCACCCGCAAATGGAACGATGCTGACCGCAAGCAGGCCATTATCGATGAGTTAGCTGAGATAGGCATTATTTGGGAAGCGTTGGAGCAGGAAGTGGGCAAGGACATGGATCCCTTCGATATGATCTGCCACGTTGTGTATGACCAACCGCCACTGACTCGCAAAGAGCGGGCTGATAACGTTAAGAAGCGCAACTACTTCACCAAATATAGCGATGTCGCGAAGGAAGTCTTGAGCAACCTTCTTGAGAAATATGCCGATGCTGGCGTCAGTGAAATTGAAAGCATCACAGTGCTTAAAGTCGCACCGTTCAACGAAATAGGTCGCCCGACAGAAATCATCAAAAAAGGCTTTGGTGATAAGGAAACCTACCTGAAAGCAGTCAACGAACTGGAATCAGAGATCTACCAAACGGCATAA